Within Candidatus Eisenbacteria bacterium, the genomic segment TGACCCCTCGGATGTGGACATACTTGTCGTCAACGACCGAGAGGCCGCTCACGCGGCGGAGCACGTCGGCCGCGTTCGCATCCGGGGTCTTCTTGATCAGCTCGGCGCTCACTCCATCGGAAACGACGCGCGCTTCCTTCTGCAGGGCGACGACCGAGACTTCCGTGCTCTTCGCTTGTTCGCCCGCCACTTCGACCGCCTTCATCTTGAACTCGCTCGCCGCGAGCTTGAACGCGACGTTCGTGGTTTGGCCTTCTCGTACTTCGATCCCCTCAACGCGCAGGGTTTGATACGCGACGTGCGTGACGATCGCCCGGTAGAACCCGGCCGGGGGCTGCATGCGAAATGAGCCGTCCTCGCCGCTCACCACGCCGCCCGCCGCGGAGCCGGGCGCTCCCTCGGGTCGGTCCTCGCGGAAAAGAGCGATGCTCGCGTACGGAATCGGCTTCCCCGTCTCGGCATCGGTTACCCTTCCCGTGAGCACGGGGCGCGCGGCGCCCTGGGCATCGGCCGGGACGATCGCCGACAAGGCGAGAAGAACGATCGATGCGGCGATCAGGCCCCGCGTCCTTTCGCCGAGCGCTCTCGAAAACGAGTTCATTGCTTCCATTCCTCCTCTGCGCGGTCCGCGCCGAGAGAGGCCGCCGTCGCTGCGGCCCGCTCTTCGGGGAGTCGAGGGGACTGCGTCCCCCCGACGCGTCCGCCGTCTTCTCGATGTGTCGGTCGCGGGGTGGGGAGCCCCATGATGTTGCCTGCCCGTGAAGATCGGCGAACCTCCCGAAGACCGGGCGCCCGGCGGCGCACCTGCGCGACGTGTAAAGCATGAATCCTCGGGAGCGAATGCTCACGCCAAGGTTGAGTAAACGGGGACAAGATCGGAGGAGTCCCGTCAAGTTTCGGAAAGAATTGTAAGGAAATCGTTAGAAGGGGCCGCCCGGCGCGGGGTCGGGGCGTGATAGAATCGCCCGAAAGCGAACTTCTTCGCGGGAGGGATCATGGGAAGGATCGCGGTTCTGGGGGCGGGAATGGTCGGCAGCGCGATCGCGAAGGACCTCGCGCGGACGCATCGCGTCGTTCTCGTCGATCGGGACAGGAAGAAGCTGGCGGCGCTCGCCGAGGTTGAGGGAATCGAAACGAGATCGGAGGATCTGTCGCGCGAGGGCGCCGTCCGCCGCGCCGTCGAGGGGGCCGACCTCGTCGTCGGAGCGGTCCCCGGGTTCTTGGGATTCGGGGTTCTCCGGGCGATTCTCGAAGCGGGAAAGGACGCGGTCGATATTTCGTTCTTCCCCGAAGATCCTTTCGATCTCGATGATTTGGCGAAGAAGAACAACGCGACGGTCGTGATCGATTGCGGGGTTGCGCCGGGGATGAGCAACATCCTCCTCGGGCATCACGCGCGGGAAATGAGGGTCGACTTCTTCGAGTGTCTCGTGGGCGGTCTCCCGGTCCGGAGGAGCTGGCCCCATCAGTACAAGGCGCCGTTCTCGCCCATCGATGTGGTGGAAGAGTACACGCGCCCCGTCCGCATGAAGGAGAACGGCAAGATCGTGGTGAAGCCGGCCCTCTCGGAGCCGGAGCTCGTGGAGATCGATCCGATCGGAACCCTCGAGGCCTCCAATACCGACGGGCTCCGCACGCTCCTTCGCACGACGGCGGTCCCCGACATGAAGGAGAAGACGCTTCGATACCCCGGCCATTTCGAGTACATGCGCGTTCTCCTCGAGAGCGGGTTCTTCGGGAAAGAGCCGATCGAGGTGGGCGAAGCGCGGATCCGTCCGATCGACTTCACCGCGAGGCTTCTCTTTCCGCTGTGGCGCCTCGCGCCCGGCGAGGCGGACATCACCGTCATGCGCGTCCGGATCCGCGGAGACGAGGGCGGGAAGAAGAAGGAGCACGTCTATCGGCTTTTCGATCGGCTCGACGAGAAGACCGGGATCTCCTCGATGGCGCGGACGACCGGATACACCTCGTCGGCGGTCGCGAACCTCCTGCTCGACGGTCGCTTCACGCGCAAAGGAATCTGCCCGCCGGAGTACGTCGGGGCGGAGCCCGGGTGTCTCTCGCGGGTTTTCGACTACCTCGCGGATCGAGGCGTGCTCTACGAGCATGAGGCCAGGGAACCGCGTACGGAACAAGGATTCTACTAGTCTCACCGGGAGAACGGACGACCGGAAAAGACAGGAGCGTTCCAAGCCTCCTGCCGACAGATCCCAGAACTGGATCCTACCGGACGAGGAGGATCTTCCCCGTGCGTTCTTCCGTCCGGCCCATCTGTTCGACCGCGAGGCGGACGAAGTAGACGCCGGAGGCGACATCGCGCCCTTCGTCGTTCGTTCCGTTCCAAAGCGCTTCGTGCGTGCCCTCCCATTGAACCTTGCGGTCGAGGAGTGTTCGGACGAGGCGTCCGGAGAGAGTGTACACGCGGAGGCTTACCGTCGACCGTCCGGGAAGCGAGTACTCGATCGTCGTTTCAGGATTGAAGGGATTGGGACGGTTCCCGAGGAGCTCGGGCCGCGCGATCCGGGGGACCGCTTCTTCGACTCCGACGTACGACATGTTCGGACGATACTGGACGCCGGGCCATCCGAAGTTCGCCACGGTCCGGATGTACGGGTTCCCTTCGGGTTCCTCGAAGGCGTCGATCGCGGCGTGCGCGGCGTGGAGCGCCGTCGGGTAGTCCTGGAATGACTTCTCGACGAAGAGTGTCGCGAAGTCGCCATTGTTTAGGGCGACCCCGCCGCGCATGTTGAGAACCCCGAACACGGCGGAAGCGCGCAGCATGTGCGGTGCGGTGAAGAAATCGAACACGATGTTGGGGTACGCGAAGGTTTCGCTGTCGTCCGCGAAGCCGACCCCGCAGTTCGGCATGATCAGGATGAGCCGCTGGCGTTGGGAGAGGTCGGACATCTTGAAGCGCGGTTCGAACTCCCTCTGGATCCCGTATCCCGGCCATACGGTCGGCCCGGAAAGAAGGCCGAGCCCGACGATCTCCCGAAGGCCGGCGTCGATTCGATCGACGACCGCGTCCCGCTTCGCTTGAAAGCAGAGGCAGCAATAGTCGCTCTCCACGTATCGGGTCGTCGGGATCGCGTGCGAGGCGTAGATCTGCTCGATCGCGTCCATCGTGGGGGCGATCGTACCTTGCCGGTCGCACCATCCGTCTACGTCCCCTTCCATGAGGAGCGCGCCCGGCGGGCCGACGTGTTCTCCGTCGAGAAACTGCCACCACGAGTAGACGCTCTCCCATATCTGATACCAGAAGAACCCCGGCACGCGCGTCGTGAGCCAATCCGCCTTCCCGTCGCCGTCCATATCCGTGATCCACTGGTCCGACGCGCACGGCGACCAGTAGCACTGCCCGGTCGGGTCGTCGTAGCGATACGTATCCACGATGCTCGAGTCGGGATTCACGTGGGGGGATCCGACGATGCAGAGAGTGGGCCGGGTCGGCCAGCCGACGGCCGCGGCGAGGGAATCATGATCGCGCACGATCTCTTTGAGCGCGGCCGCATCCGGCGAGGCGAGATACCAGAGCCGGTAGCTCAGCCCGAAGCGCGACGAGAGGAGAACCCCCACTATGTTGGTATACGACATCATGAGCGAATCGGTCGTCGCGAAGAAGACGTCCGCCATTTGGAGATCGGATCGTTTCG encodes:
- a CDS encoding saccharopine dehydrogenase NADP-binding domain-containing protein, with the protein product MGRIAVLGAGMVGSAIAKDLARTHRVVLVDRDRKKLAALAEVEGIETRSEDLSREGAVRRAVEGADLVVGAVPGFLGFGVLRAILEAGKDAVDISFFPEDPFDLDDLAKKNNATVVIDCGVAPGMSNILLGHHAREMRVDFFECLVGGLPVRRSWPHQYKAPFSPIDVVEEYTRPVRMKENGKIVVKPALSEPELVEIDPIGTLEASNTDGLRTLLRTTAVPDMKEKTLRYPGHFEYMRVLLESGFFGKEPIEVGEARIRPIDFTARLLFPLWRLAPGEADITVMRVRIRGDEGGKKKEHVYRLFDRLDEKTGISSMARTTGYTSSAVANLLLDGRFTRKGICPPEYVGAEPGCLSRVFDYLADRGVLYEHEAREPRTEQGFY